ACGCTTGATCGTGTCGAGATATTCAACTGAGAATACCTGTTTATCGAGGTCAATttgtccatcttctttgcaaATATTGTCTGAACTTAGGTAAACCATTTTTTTGATAGATATTAGAGACATGACGTAATCATTTATCATAAGATAACAGTAAATTAAACAATATCAATTTTGgtgagtattttttaattttcatcttTAAAAATGAGTAAAAGCAACATTAACCCTCATTAATTGATCAAGTAGTTTTGACTTTTGAGATACTCGAGAAAAGGAAAACTATTATTTCTAGTACCGCAATATTCCAATTAATTTATTACAATCAAAACAACATAAACCTTTTTATTGAACTCGAAAACAAGGCATAATAAGTGAAGTAGACAATCCGATAGGAGCAAAGCAACAATGCTTCTTAAGGAATGGGGTGCACGACCACCTTTCCGGTAGCATGGTTTGTCTCAATATGTGCAAAAGCATCCTCGACCTTCTCGAAGGGGAAAGGTCCTTTGGGATCGAGCACGGCCTTCACCTTCCCGCTTTCCAAATATGGATTCAATTTTGTCAAATATTCTCCACTAGCATTTAGTGAATATGCGAATGCCGGCGGCGCGACGGGAATTCCGACTGCTACGACTACGGCCGAGCCTCCTTCCTTTAGAACCTTCACGGCCTTATCCACTTGccctaattaaatttaaacaaaatatgtcaaaaatttatatttccACATAGTACAATTAACTGTGTATTTGATGAGCGGAAAAAAAGTCCCGCAAATTAGAAAATTAGtgataattaaaattcaaaaaagttTTGTGAACGAAGAGAGTAATTTTCTTACCAATAGTGTCATAAACGACGTCGTATTTGTCGGGCAAATCCTCGAAGTTCTGTTTGGTGTAATCAATAGCCAAATCTGCGCCCAAACTCTTCAAAAGATCCAATTTTGCAGTGCTGGCAGTTGCAGCAACCTTTGAAGCACCAAACACTTGCTTTGCAATCTACACAAATAACCCAACACCTCATATTTAATACTCTGTTTTATCCATCACTTCTAGTATTTCATTTCACCAATACATATCACGTggatatttataaataaatccaaCTCGAGATTAAAGTTGGCAACGGGTCGAATCTAGACTCGATCTTGCTAGGTCTGAATTTAGATTCATAAATTTTTACTTGGATTCGAATCCAATCAAAATTCATTGACTTCAAGAAAATAAGACCTTGGTCCAGATCCACAATAAGTAATAATACAACCATTTAAGTACCAACCAATATGACATGGGGTATTAAAGTTCAAAGTCAATAAAGAAATATaatgagaaatgcacacttatTATTTTACTAGTATAACTGTATAAGCaatgaaaattaattactaCTATCATTAGGATTAtgttatcaaaataaaaataaatatattatagtaTATTTCATCAGTCTCAATAATGAAGTCCCAAAAAAATGGGATAGGCAAATCAAAAAAATGTAGATAAAGtaagaaaatgataaagtaaataagaagagagatagagagaataGTGAATTAGTAAAAGAGTGATCAAATAAATGAAGAGAAAGATGAAGAGAGTAAATAAAGtactcatattttattttttggattgAAACGTTATAAATGAGACTCCCAGAAAAAAAATTTAGAGTTATTATCGAACTTTGAGATGGCATaggtttaaaaaaaatgagtgaTTGAAGTTGAATTAAGTGTGGATCGTgatgattttttgtaaataaaagttATTTGTAAAGTTGAAGTtgaatttaagatgattcatCTAATATTTCACTTCATCGATACATGTCATGTGTATATTCACCTGAATGACGAGGGATCCGACACCACCAGCTCCTCCGATGACGAGAATCGATTTTCCCTCCGAAAATTTGACGCTCTCGAGACCGCCGTAGGCCGTCTCGAtggcgagagggagagaagcagCCTCCACGAAGCTCAGGTTCTTGGGCTTGAGAGCCAATAACCTCTCCTCAGTAATGGTGAACTCTGCTAGAGTCCCCAACTGCTTCATCCCTGCATATGGATCGTTGATGTCTCCATAAACTTCGTCTCCTTCCTTGAAACTCTTCACTTTGCTCCCAACTTTCACCACAACTCCGGCGGCATCGAATCCAGGAATaatctggaaaaaaaaaagttaattaattcGATTCAGATCTACAAATCGCAATCAATCGAAATTAATTGATTGCGtagtaattaaattaagatCGCGGAAGAGAAGTTACGGGAAGAGGCGAATCGTAGGGGCCGAAAGCGCCGCCGCGCCTCTTGTAATCGACGGGGTTGAGCGCCGCCGCGACAACCTTAATTAGGACCTGATCGTCGTTGAGCTCCGGCACTGCCACGTCGGACTCGAGCTTCAACACCTCCGGGCCGCCGTACTGTTTGTAAGACCACGCCTTCATTTTcggaatttttttctttcttttcaacaAAATTAAACTGCGGAATTTTTGGTGATTGAATTAAACAATATGCTTTGAATTGAGCTGATGAATTTTCTTCTCTGCTTTGGGCTtcatttatacatttctaaatTCTGCTGAAAATGGGGAGTCCCGTTTTCGAATTTTCTATTGCGAAGATTAGTGTACTATTTTTGACGTTGAAtggttgaattaattaattattcattttttgtcTTTAAAAAATCTCCAGATGTTCTTCGATGTTTCCGGCGTCTAACATTTTGGTCTTCTTTGGCGGtaaagttttttcttttttaaatcaatttttattgagtttttttctttttttaacgAAATTATATTTAATCACAATGAACAATATCTGAAAGATCCGACTTCCAGATCATAACACGGTTAACACCATCAGATCAAGATGCAAAATTAGCTAAACAATGAGCAGCTCTGTTCGCCTTTCGATATGCCGAAAATATAAGGCTATGTGTTTCTTGGCATGAGGACGAACGTCATATAGAGAATACGTGCCTTTGTAATCTTCATGCACGATCAAGAGAGAATccgaataaattaataatgggTCAATATCATTATCACTCTTCAAATAAAATTCAATACCCAAAAGCATCGCGTGCAATTCACCCATTAACGTCGTCTCTGTACGTTCGACCCGGTGAGCTGAGCCGCCATCGTGTCGAATCAAAAACCCCACACCCGCTGCACCATTAACCTCGTGAATGGAAACGTCTACGTCTAGACGAAACACTCCACGTCGAGGGGGAATTCATCGCCGATCTCCTTCTTTAGGTGAATTTTTATTGAGTTAATTGTAAAATCTAtcataatttttacatttaccAATTATGCCCCAACCTTTCAAACAGGAATTCCATGACATGGACATATCTTTTAATATTACTAATTCTTATCTAGTTtcgttttattattttatatgtgaATTATTTGTCTAATTTATATGCAAGTTGgagtttattatatttatgtaaaaaacaaaaaaaaaaaggttccATCATTATGATGAACATGGTCTATCGAGGACAGATGTTTATTTTATCAGTGTTTAGTTTTAATACTATTTGTTTTGTAGCTCCACCTAAATCATTTCATGTTTGGATCTAAGACTATTCAAAAAaaggataaataaataaataaatgaatcaaTCAACTTTTCCAAATCGCCGGCGCAACGATGTATCTAGACATTACTTTTTGTTTTACTTATTTACAtacctttttcttcttttcttttccatttGAGTAATTCCAGATTAAGTATTGACTGTTGGAAATGTTGCTCGGACTCTATGTGATTGTAGTAAATGATTTAAAATTAGTAAGAATTCCTTTAGAAACAAAAATAACTCATTTAACC
The genomic region above belongs to Salvia miltiorrhiza cultivar Shanhuang (shh) chromosome 5, IMPLAD_Smil_shh, whole genome shotgun sequence and contains:
- the LOC131025288 gene encoding 2-methylene-furan-3-one reductase-like gives rise to the protein MKAWSYKQYGGPEVLKLESDVAVPELNDDQVLIKVVAAALNPVDYKRRGGAFGPYDSPLPIIPGFDAAGVVVKVGSKVKSFKEGDEVYGDINDPYAGMKQLGTLAEFTITEERLLALKPKNLSFVEAASLPLAIETAYGGLESVKFSEGKSILVIGGAGGVGSLVIQIAKQVFGASKVAATASTAKLDLLKSLGADLAIDYTKQNFEDLPDKYDVVYDTIGQVDKAVKVLKEGGSAVVVAVGIPVAPPAFAYSLNASGEYLTKLNPYLESGKVKAVLDPKGPFPFEKVEDAFAHIETNHATGKVVVHPIP